The Lemur catta isolate mLemCat1 chromosome 6, mLemCat1.pri, whole genome shotgun sequence sequence ATGCAGAGATGCTTCGGCAAGATCGTGAGTAGGCTCTGAGGAGCACGAAAGAAGGGAGGGGATGTGTTGCCAGCTACGCCCTTGCTGGTCCGTCCTCCAGTTATCCCATGCATTTCCCTGTTGTTTCTTTCTCAGCCCATCTCTTACTCTGAGAAGGGGTGAGCACTCAtggaagagatggggtctggACCTTACTTTGCTACCTCTAATGCTTCCTCCCATCCCATCCCACAGCCCCCTGGTTTCCATCGGGCCTATAGCTCCCCGCTCTACAGCAACCAGCAGTACGCTTGTGTCAAAGATCTCTGTAAGTGCCCCTTATGGGACCTAAGGGAATGGGCAAGCCTAGAGATGGTTTCTTGCCACCTCTAGCTTTGGAAGCCAAATTCTGAAACAGAAACACTCTATTTCCCATGATTCTCCCTCAACCTAATATTTCTATGGCCATTTGGATACAGAGTCAATATTCCACTGTTTTATAGTGGAAGGAGATTAGATTTAGCTGCAGCTACACAGAGCTAGCAAGAGTAGAGCCAAGACTGAAACCTTCAGTTGCTAGCTTCAAATGTAAGTTCTTCATGTGAAAAACCATCTCTAAGCAAGAACAAGGATTCTAGACTGTCTTCATCCTTGTTACAGAGTCATACCAGACTCGGCCAGAACAAGAGCTGTGGGCATCCGGGGCACGTTCATAATTTGGTAACCCTTAAAAACACATTCATTGACAGTTTGCCCAACATTTATTTGGAGGAGCAGCTGAACTCTGTAAGGAATATGGATGTAAAAGAAGAACTTGCTGGTTGTAGCACCCCAGCTTGTACATGCCACTCAGCAGAACAAAAGCCAGGAGTTAAGGGACCACTTTCCTTAAAAAGAGAGTAGTGATTCAGAGCATGCCCCAACTCCCAAGCAACTTACCAAAGTTGTCTTTCCAACATCATGTAATACTGTCTGGAAGGAGttctgataaatatttttctctatcacATTACATCACCAGTGATGTTTTTAGAGCCCTTTATAGATTGGTGACCTAGGTATTGCCCAGCTGACCCTTCCCTAAACTTCCCTCTTTGCCCTCCCCCCCACTTCCCCATGGGTATCCGTAAACTCAATCCCACCTCTCCCTTCCTTAGGAGGTCTCTCTCTTTGCCCCAAGCCTTTCTCTGCCTCCCCAGTAATGTCTTCTTTCTCCACCCATTCTACTAGCTACTGCCAATCGCAATGACCCTGTGTTTGAAACCCTGCGCACTGGGGTGATCATGGCAAACAAGGAACGGAAGAAAGGACAGGCAGATAAGAAAAATGTGAGCATCATACCTCCCACTGAGTTCCCTCCCAGAGGCCGAGGGGGCAGGTCATTTCTCCCTTTGGAATGACAGAAGCTATGGATCCTATTAAAATTGCACATAACTCAACAGACAAATGTTTGCATTGCAATTTTAGAGGGTGTTTTGGACCTGCTGCAGCTCACCATGGGCCTCAGGTTAAGAACTCCTACCATAGAATGTGTTTTCTCAAATCCCTTATGATACTGTCAGATTAACCATCACAACCAACTGAAAGCTAGTCTCTGGGCCCTCGGCAGTGCCGAGTGACAGAGGCAAGAGCTATGCTTTTGGATTTGGGGAAGAGAACTTATCATGCTAAGTAATCAGAGAATTCTAGAGCCATGAAAGGGTCCATGAAGATCATCTGGTCTGACCCATTTAtcttacagatgatgaaactgaagcacaaagctATTGGCCAAGAGCAATTTCCCTTTGCAATAGGGTTACTAGGTTGGTAATGCCATAGACTTGCATTCAGAAATTTGTTAaggtattctttcttttttatttttatttttttagagacaggttctcattttattgcccaggctggagtgtagtggtgcaatcatagctcactgcaaccaacctcctgggctcaggcattcccacctcagcctcccaagtaactgggactataggcgtgcaccaccactcctggctaattttttcattttttgtagagacggggtctcactgtgttaccaaggctaatctcaaactcctggcctcaagcaatcctcctgcctcagcctcccaaagtgctgagattacaggcatgagccactgggcctgttAGAGTATTCTTATATCTTTCTGGACAACCAGATGGACTAGGATGGATgatggttacagttaggtggaTTCTTAAAATTAGTTGAATGGCATACCCAAAGAGTCCAGGTGCTTTAGGGAGTGTCCAGCTAAAGGGATATTTCTGAAGCCTTATGATTTGGTCCATGGTCTTCACCTATGGACATTTTTCTCACTGATgtaaaagaagatacaaatggTATATTAAGTTTCTGGGAAAGGTAGGAGGAAAAACTTATATActcaataatatatttaaaactcttaCAGACTAGAAGAAAAGGCcaaaactaatattaataatttgaaatttcatgaggaaaatatacatatgtattcttGGATAAAAAATGTCAACTGCACAAAAACAGAACTAGAAATCTGACCTCAAAGTAGTTGATATGGAGGTTGGACACAGATTAGAAATTTCTGTGGAGTGAATTGTGACTTATAAGGGACTAGCAGTGTGATTTGGCTGCTTCTAGAAGGGCTAGCACACTCTTGggttctattcttttttttatttttaaaaactttattaaaattattctccTTCCTTCTACGGGTTCTATTCTTTTAAGGGAATTATAAAAACTGCCCATTTTTCTCTTACACACTGGAGTATTTTTAAAGGCAGATGGTATAGTGAAGGATCATGGGGATGATTTGAATGGACTAAGAATGATTAGAAAAGAATgattagaaaagaaatagagacatGTCAGCTGTCCTCAGATATTTAAAGGAACCATATTCGCTTTACATTTATTGCTGCAGAGGGCAAACCAGGACTAATAACTAAAAGTTACAGGGAGACTGACATAGGCTTAATGTAGGGAATTGCCCCCAGATTGCACAGGGTTACTTTGTAAGGTAGTGAATTCCTTATCATTAGCTACATTCAAGCCCAACGTGGGTGACCCACCTGCCTGGATGTTTTAGAGGAAGTCCCTGCATTAGGCAGGTGGTTGTTCTAGATATTTCCTCCCAGGCTTCTTCCAACCCTGAGATCTCATTATTCTATAGTTTTCTGACCCTGACTGTAGAGAGCCAGGGCAAGCATGGTTTCCCAAGACAGAATCCCCCTAACTCTGCTGCCCCCTCCAGCCTCTAGCAGCCATGATGGAGGAGGAGCCAGAGTCGGCCAGACCAGAAGAAGGCAAACCCCAGGATGGTGAGTGTCACCTAGCCACAGAGATAGAGTAGGATCAGGGGCTCAGTTGTGTCATGGGGGGTGGAGGAGCAAAGGACAGGACaggccattttacagataggtaAAAGAATGAGGACTGCCCTCCAGGAACCAGAAAATTTGTTGGTGTTCCCCATCCCAGGAAACCCTGAAGGAGATAAGAAGGCTGAGAAGAAGACGCCTGATGACAAAGTGAGAATCCTTCCTCCCTGCAAGGACCCCAAGTCCTCTCCCCAACCCAGGTCTGACACCACTCTTAGCCTCGGCAGAAGCTCACACTTACTCCTTGGGTTCCCAACACACACCCACAACCAATAAACTCCTCTCAGTTCAGGGACCTGGAAGAGAGTTGGATGTAGTGTGTCTGGAGAatgctcctgccttggactcctaCCCCTCAGTATGGGGTAGAGGAGCCCTGAGACTAATCACCTCCTTTCACCCCCAGCACAAGCAGCCTGGCTTCCAGCAGTCTCATTATTTTGTGGCTCTCTATCGGTTCAAAGCCCTGGAGAAGGACGATCTGGATTTTCCGTGAGAGGCCTTGCGGGGTGGGGGAGGTTTACTGTGGAGTAAGAAGGATGAACTGGGCTCcttatgggaaagaaaaaagggggaacTCACTACTTGGAGCCTATTGGGGCTGGacctggggacagccagggacCTGGTATGTGAGTGAGTCCCCTAAATCTCTGAGGCCCCTCCCTTTTTCTCCCAGGCCAGGAGAAAAGATTACAGTCATTGATGACTCCAATGAGGAGTGGTGGCGGGTAAGGGAAAtggctggggccagggtgggaTATGAGTTGAGTCTAGAACCTGAGATTGAAATATTGATTCTCCCTGTCTTCCCCAGGGGAAAATCGGGGAGAAGGTCGGATTTTTCCCTCCAAATTTCATCATTCGAGTCCGGGCTGGAGAACGTGTGCACCGTGTAACGAGGTCCTTCGTGGGGAACCGCGAGATTGGGCAGATCACACTCAAGAAGGACCAGGTAGCTCTGGTGCCCCAACCCAATCCCAGGCCTGAATGCTGACCACATTCCTTGGAGATCTTATCCATTAATGAGGCTAAAATGAACCTCTCTAACCCGGGTTTCCCCTGCTCTCTTCTACCTTTTCCCTTGATTCCTTTCCTATCCCTTAATCTTTTAATCCGCTAGATCGTGGTGCAGAAAGGAGACGAAGCCGGTGGCTACGTCAAGGTCTACACCGGCCGCAAGATGGGGCTGTTCCCCGCCGACTTCCTGGAGGAGATTTAGGAGTGCAGGCGCCTGCTGGCGGGAGACACCCATGCCCCCATTCTGGGCGGGCCCAGTGGAGGTTGGGGAGGAAAAGGGCTAAAGCAACTGGACTgccgggtgggggagggtgggaaggccCGCCAGAGCCTGACTGGGCTTCTGGGAAGGGACTGgttcccgcccccgcccccggcctggGGTCTCAGTTACCTGGTGCCTAAAGCAGCCCGCACCCGAAACCCCTGCAGCCTAGCCTGCAAGAGctggaaagagaaaatatctcACTAGGAGGAGTGGGGCGGGCGCTGCGGGAGGGACGGAGTGGCAGGGGCTAACTGTCGGATGTTGCGAATTTACTAAAGTTTTGACAAAAGTTAGAAAAGTTGTTCTTTTGGGGTTCTTTTTTGAGCCAAGGTctcctcactctgtcacccaggctggagtgcgatGGTGCAGtcatatagctcactgtaaccttgaactcctgagctcaggcgatcagACTATCCTCCCgcgtagctggaactacagacaaaAGCCActacacccagttaatttttttttttttaatgtagagacagggtattgctttgttgcccaggctggtctccgactcctgaccttaagcgatcctcccgcctcgacctctcaaagtgctgggtttacaggcgtGAACTACAGTGCCAGGCCAAGAAAAGTTATTCTTTAATTGGGGGCAAGGAGAGGGCCTGCAGAGGGGTGGAGTATCCTCCCCAGCTGTTCTACCTCACTACTATCTGGTAACCTGAGACCCATGTGGGCtgagggtggtgggaggaggggagataaGTGCGTCTGTCAGGCGAGGTCTCTGTGGTCAGTGAAGAAAGGGAAGCCGGACTAGACCTCCGCCTCTGAGCCTCTGAGGCTGGGAGCAAGATCGCGTAGCAGGGTCGGTCCTCCTAGCTCTTGGTGATTTAGCCGCCCGCAGCCCCTTGGGTTTACGAACCTGGCTCAGCGCCGATCTAAGCCGCCAGGGGGCGATGCAAGATCTCGGTTGGAGAGCGAGGGATAGGGAGGGAGTGGAGGGTGGGTAAGGGGAGAGAACCAGAGACACCAAGCCCGAGACCCTAggcctgggagggggtggggtgcgTGCCGTCTCCATGGCAACACTTCCTCAAGTCCTCTGGGAACTGAGCTAGCTAGGCCGGGGGGCCTAACCCCTCCCgcgctgcccctgccccagccctttcCGACAGGTACAGAGAGAGAGGACGCCGGGCAGACAGCTAACCGGCTCTTGCGAAGACCCCCCTGCGGAGGGCCGTATGCAAATGTTATTATTTGCATATGCAAATATGCAAATACGCCGGCCCTGGTCAGGGCGGCAGGTGGTGAGGAGCGGGAAGGTGTGGGGAAGGGAGCAGAAGGAGACGAGGAGTTTGGGGACCTGGGAGTGGACCAGGGAGAGGCAGGCTGGGGTAGTCGCTGGAGTGGAGCAGGCAAAGGGTCTTGAGCTTGCTGGCGGGTGGGGGAGGGTCGGCCTGACTAGCCAGGAGCTTCTCTTGTCTGCCCGTTGTCTGCCAGGACTGAGGTTGGCACCGCCTAGCAAGGTTGGCAGCGGGAGTCCAGGCACCATCTGCTGCTGGCGGGGGAGGGCAGAGGCTCAgctgggctgggga is a genomic window containing:
- the STAC3 gene encoding SH3 and cysteine-rich domain-containing protein 3 isoform X1, translated to MTEKEVLESPKPSLPAETRQSGLQRLKQLFRKGSTETKEMEIPPEPQANGEAVGAGGGPIYYIYEEEEEEEEEEEEAPPEPPTLVNDKPHKFKDHFFKKPKFCDVCARMIVLNNKFGLRCKNCKTNIHEHCQSYVEMQRCFGKIPPGFHRAYSSPLYSNQQYACVKDLSTANRNDPVFETLRTGVIMANKERKKGQADKKNPLAAMMEEEPESARPEEGKPQDGNPEGDKKAEKKTPDDKHKQPGFQQSHYFVALYRFKALEKDDLDFPPGEKITVIDDSNEEWWRGKIGEKVGFFPPNFIIRVRAGERVHRVTRSFVGNREIGQITLKKDQIVVQKGDEAGGYVKVYTGRKMGLFPADFLEEI
- the STAC3 gene encoding SH3 and cysteine-rich domain-containing protein 3 isoform X2 — protein: MTEKEVLESPKPSLPAETRQSGLQRLKQLFRKGSTETKEMEIPPEPQANGEAVGAGGGPIYYIYEEEEEEEEEEEEAPPEPPTLVNDKPHKFKDHFFKKPKFCDVCARMIVLNNKFGLRCKNCKTNIHEHCQSYVEMQRCFGKIPPGFHRAYSSPLYSNQQYACVKDLSTANRNDPVFETLRTGVIMANKERKKGQADKKNPLAAMMEEEPESARPEEGKPQDGNPEGDKKAEKKTPDDKHKQPGFQQSHYFVALYRFKALEKDDLDFPGKSGRRSDFSLQISSFESGLENVCTV
- the STAC3 gene encoding SH3 and cysteine-rich domain-containing protein 3 isoform X3; protein product: MANKERKKGQADKKNPLAAMMEEEPESARPEEGKPQDGNPEGDKKAEKKTPDDKHKQPGFQQSHYFVALYRFKALEKDDLDFPPGEKITVIDDSNEEWWRGKIGEKVGFFPPNFIIRVRAGERVHRVTRSFVGNREIGQITLKKDQIVVQKGDEAGGYVKVYTGRKMGLFPADFLEEI